A stretch of Gallus gallus isolate bGalGal1 chromosome 2, bGalGal1.mat.broiler.GRCg7b, whole genome shotgun sequence DNA encodes these proteins:
- the PPP1R42 gene encoding protein phosphatase 1 regulatory subunit 42 isoform X1, whose amino-acid sequence MVRLTTDLIARCLGHRNRREEDLGQHLRKITHLNLSDKNLDAIGDISLCRNLRVLYLYDNQISQIQNLGFASHLTHLYLQNNCISCIENLSSLKKLEKLYLGGNSIAVVEGLDQLQEIRELHIESQHLPLGEKLLFDPGSLRSLAKSLSVLNISNNNIDELEELAVLENLSHLRAADNQLQHMKDLEVVLNKWTKLCSMDLTGNPICHKPKYRDRIVVQSQTLEYLDGKEIKDMERVFLMNWKASRAVRKKSKGRMTNEHADYLHFSAGFETPRPILPSNYSPSLTEKTNILILPEMHKDRRNPLPGTVGKKNKPEENSG is encoded by the exons ATGGTGCGGCTGACCACGGACCTCATCGCCAGGTGCCTCGGCCACAGGAACCGCAGGGAGGAGGACCTGGGACAGCACCTGCGAAAAATAACTCATCTGAATTTGTCAGATAAAAATCTAGATGCAATC GGTGACATCTCGCTGTGCAGAAACCTTAGAGTTTTGTATTTATATGATAACCAAATCAGTCAAATCCAGAACTTGGGCTTTGCTTCACATTTAACACACCTTTACCTGCAGAACAACTGCATTTCATGCATAGAAAACCTCTCATCACTGAAAAAACTCGAAAAACT GTACCTGGGAGGCAACTCTATCGCTGTAGTAGAGGGTTTGGATCAATTACAAGAAATAAGGGAGCTACACATTGAAAGTCAGCACCTCCCTCTTGGCGAAAAGCTTCTCTTTGATCCAGGATCCCTTAGGTCCTTGGCA aaatcTCTGTCTGTGTTGAATATTAGCAATAACAACATTGATGAATTAGAAGAACTGGCAGTTCTGGAAAATCTTTCTCATCTTAGAGCAGCTGACAATCAACTTCAGCATATGAAG GATTTGGAGGTTGTGTTAAACAAATGGACAAAGCTATGCAGCATGGATCTTACAGGAAACCCCATCTGCCACAAACCAAAGTACAGGGACAGGATTGTTGTACAGTCACAAACTttag AATACCTTGAtgggaaagaaattaaagacaTGGAAAGAGTGTTCCTAATGAATTGGAAAGCCTCCAgagctgtcaggaaaaaaagcaaaggaagaatgaCAAATGAGCATGCAGACTATCTACATTTTT CAGCTGGCTTTGAAACACCTCGTCCTATTCTTCCTTCCAACTACAGTCCATCTCtgacagagaaaacaaatattttaattctgcCTGAGATGCACAAAGACAGGAGAAATCCTCTGCCAGgaactgtgggaaaaaaaaataaaccagaggAAAACTCAG GTTGA
- the PPP1R42 gene encoding protein phosphatase 1 regulatory subunit 42 isoform X2, producing the protein MVRLTTDLIARCLGHRNRREEDLGQHLRKITHLNLSDKNLDAIGDISLCRNLRVLYLYDNQISQIQNLGFASHLTHLYLQNNCISCIENLSSLKKLEKLYLGGNSIAVVEGLDQLQEIRELHIESQHLPLGEKLLFDPGSLRSLAKSLSVLNISNNNIDELEELAVLENLSHLRAADNQLQHMKDLEVVLNKWTKLCSMDLTGNPICHKPKYRDRIVVQSQTLEYLDGKEIKDMERVFLMNWKASRAVRKKSKGRMTNEHADYLHFSGFETPRPILPSNYSPSLTEKTNILILPEMHKDRRNPLPGTVGKKNKPEENSG; encoded by the exons ATGGTGCGGCTGACCACGGACCTCATCGCCAGGTGCCTCGGCCACAGGAACCGCAGGGAGGAGGACCTGGGACAGCACCTGCGAAAAATAACTCATCTGAATTTGTCAGATAAAAATCTAGATGCAATC GGTGACATCTCGCTGTGCAGAAACCTTAGAGTTTTGTATTTATATGATAACCAAATCAGTCAAATCCAGAACTTGGGCTTTGCTTCACATTTAACACACCTTTACCTGCAGAACAACTGCATTTCATGCATAGAAAACCTCTCATCACTGAAAAAACTCGAAAAACT GTACCTGGGAGGCAACTCTATCGCTGTAGTAGAGGGTTTGGATCAATTACAAGAAATAAGGGAGCTACACATTGAAAGTCAGCACCTCCCTCTTGGCGAAAAGCTTCTCTTTGATCCAGGATCCCTTAGGTCCTTGGCA aaatcTCTGTCTGTGTTGAATATTAGCAATAACAACATTGATGAATTAGAAGAACTGGCAGTTCTGGAAAATCTTTCTCATCTTAGAGCAGCTGACAATCAACTTCAGCATATGAAG GATTTGGAGGTTGTGTTAAACAAATGGACAAAGCTATGCAGCATGGATCTTACAGGAAACCCCATCTGCCACAAACCAAAGTACAGGGACAGGATTGTTGTACAGTCACAAACTttag AATACCTTGAtgggaaagaaattaaagacaTGGAAAGAGTGTTCCTAATGAATTGGAAAGCCTCCAgagctgtcaggaaaaaaagcaaaggaagaatgaCAAATGAGCATGCAGACTATCTACATTTTT CTGGCTTTGAAACACCTCGTCCTATTCTTCCTTCCAACTACAGTCCATCTCtgacagagaaaacaaatattttaattctgcCTGAGATGCACAAAGACAGGAGAAATCCTCTGCCAGgaactgtgggaaaaaaaaataaaccagaggAAAACTCAG GTTGA